From the genome of Persephonella atlantica:
TCTATAGTGGTCGGATACAGATAGTAAAGTCTTATCCACTTTATTCCTTCTATCTTCTCTAACTGCTTTATCAGTTCCCACAGTTTTTGCTTTCCATACAGGTCTGTGCCGTAGAATGATGTATCCTGAGAGACAATGTTTATCTCTTTAACTCCCTTATCTGCAAGAGCTTTTGCCTCATCAACAATACTTTGAATACTTCTGCTCCTGTGTCTTCCTCTTATCTGGGGTATGGCACAGAAGGCACATGTATGATCACACCCTTCTGATATCTTCAGGTAAGCTGTATGGGAAGGAGTGGTTATTACCCTTTCTCTGTATATGTTTATATCCTTTTCAGGTATTTCTATTCCTATCTTCTCTGGGATTTTCAGCTCCTGTTTAAGGTCTACAAACATATCAACCTCTGGTATTTCTCTTTCTAACTCTTCTTTGTATCTTTCAACAAGACATCCTGTAACAACTATCTTTTTTCCGTATTTTTTGAGTCTTGAAATCTCCAAAATTGTATCTATAGACTCTTCCTTTGCTGCATCAATAAAACCGCAGGTGTTTATTATAATAACGTCAGCATCTTCAAGACTTGAGACAATTTCAGCTTTGCCTGTTTTCAGTTTTCCCAGTAATAATTCTGTATCAACTAAATTTTTGGGACATCCAAGACTGACAACACCTATTTTCAACTACTTACCTCCTGCTGTTGCTTCGTCTTACACAGATACTATGCAGAAACTCTGTTTTTTCCAGAACTCTTTGCTCTGTAAAGTGCCTTATCTGCAAGAGATATAAGTGAGTATATATCTTCCACATTATCTATGGAGGAAACTCCAACAGATATGGTTACAGTTTCTTCAAAGTTACCACATTTAATCTTTGAACCTGAAAGCTTTTTAATTATCTTCTCCATTATACGAACAGCATCTTCCTTTGTTGCAAACGGGAATAAAATGAAAAATTCCTCCCCACCATATCTGAATATAAAGTCTGATTTTCTCAAACTACTTTGTATTTCCTGAGCAATCTTTTTCAAAACACAGTCTCCAACCTGATGTCCGTATTTATCGTTTATCTTTTTGAAATTATCAATATCAACCATTGCAACAGATAACGGTCTTCTTGATATCTTTGCTATATGAAAGTTTGAAGAAAGTATAAACTCAAGACTTCTTCTACTTAAAACTTTTGTTAGTGGGTCTATGTTTGCATCTTCTTCGTACATAACAGCAAACGTTAGACCAAGTAAACTGACAAACTTCCCAACAAGATTAAAAAATTCTAAATATTCAAGTAGCAGGTGCTTATAATCTCTTTTCTCAAGAAAATGATAAATCTGTATAGCACTGCCATGAATCTTCTTATGGAGCGTTATTATCTCTGTTCTATATTCATCAAATATTCCTAAACCGTCAGCATGTTCGAGTCTTCTACCAAGGTCACAGTTGTAATGTCCAAGGGGAATACTGCTTTTATATCTCAGCTTCTTCACATCTTCCAATAGCTTATTTACCCATATAAGATGGTCTCTAACAAAAGGTTTCAATGTACTTTCGGAATTTTTCAGTATCCTCAGCTTCTCTCTTATCCAGTCTTTGTCCTGTTTTATATTTTCTGAGAGATATCCGTAGGCTATTTTATTTTCTAAAAATTTCATTCTGTTTTCTATAAAGCTGATTTTATACAGAAATGTTGCTGTGTTCTCTTCAATCTGAGACAGGATTACAGCAATTTCAGGAAGAAGATAGTTATTTATATCTAAGATAAGCATATACGACACATCTTTTTTAAAAAGTTTCCTCCCCAGTAAAAAAGCTTTTGGTTTTATCTCATGTAGATTTTCTTTCCCTTTTAACAGTTCCTTTACAAGGGCAATATATTCCTCTTTAATTTTCTCTATTTCTTCCGAAAAATCTTTATAGATTTCAAAATTTCTGTGGAGAAATTCTGTGATTTTTAAGGATATATATTCAGAAAGCTTATCCATATCAGGTCACCTTGAAACAAGTATACCAACAATTATATATTTACTATGTCTGTTTAACAAGCAGTTTGGAGGATAAAATGAAAAAATATCTTTTATTAATCCCTGCAGCAACCCTGATATCTGCCTGCGTCAAACAGGAAGATATTGACCTTTTACAGAAGGAACTTATAGAGGTTAAAAAAGAGCTTGCACAACTGAAACAGAATCAGACTCAGATGAAAGAAGATATAGCCCAGCTGTCAAAAAGAGTAGATAACGTATCAAAAACCGCTTCCCAAAACGCTTTAGAACTGCAGAAATTAAAATCCTTTGGAAAGGTAGAAAAAGAAACTCTTCCTAAAGAAGGAGAAGAACAGGTTAAGATACCAGAAAAACCTGACAGACTGTACAAATACGCTCTGGATGCTTATTTTAAAGGAAAAATGGAAGAAGCAAGGGAAGGATTTAAAAAATTTATAGACAGGTACAAAGATTCTGAGCTTTATGATAATGCATTGTTCTGGCTTGGACAGATTTATTATGCAGAAGGCAGATACAGCGTAGCTTTAAAAACATTTGACAGAATTATCAATGGATGCAAAGCAGGTGAGATTTTAGACTGTAATAAACTCCCTGCTGCCATGCTGAAAAAAGCCCAGTGTCATCTAAAATTGGGAGAAAAAAGTAAAGCCCTTAAAATTTTAAAAACTATTATTGACAACTTTCCAGATACAGAAGAGGCAGAAATTTCCCGTAAAAAATTAGAGGAACTGAGATAATGGAAAATCTGTACAAAATTCCCTATCACGTGGCCATCATTATGGATGGTAATGGAAGATGGGCAAGGAGGAGAGGACTGCCCAGAGTTTACGGACATAGAGAGGGAGCAAAAAGGGTGGAAGATATTATTGAGATATCCAGAGAAGTAGGTATAAAGTGGCTGTCTGTGTTTGCATTTTCCACAGAAAACTGGGAAAGACCTAAAGAAGAAGTAGATGCCATAATGTCTCTGCTGGTAGAGTACATAAACAAAAAAGTTCCCTATCTGATAGAAAAAGATATAAGACTAAGGTTTATGGGAAGGATAGAGCAGCTTCCAGGTATGATAAAAGAATCGGTGATAGAAGGAGAAAAAGCAACACAGCACTGCAGCTCAATGAATTTTGTTGTGGCGCTGAATTACAGCGGAAAGGCAGAGCTGATAGATGCCTTTAACAAGGCACTGAAAGAAGGGAAGGAGATTAAAGAAGAAAAAGAGTTAAGAAAGTTCTTTTACATTCCTGAGATGCCTGATCCAGACCTGCTGATAAGAACAAGTGGAGAGGAAAGAATATCCAACTTTATGCTGTGGCAGATGGCTTATACAGAATTTTACTTCACACACACCCTCTGGCCTGATTTTGACAGAGAAGAATTTATGAGAGCACTTTATGAATACCAGAGCAGAGAAAGAAGGTTTGGGAAGGTGTTTTCTGTATGAGTAATCTGCTGATAAGAACCTTTTCAGGTATTCTCCTTGCAGTAATAGCTGTTATTGCTGTTGTTTATCTGCCTTCATGGCTTTTTAAGATATTAACAGGAATATTGGCAGGAGTTGGGGCGTGGGAGGTTTTTCATCTTTTAGAAAAACGGTACAGAAATCTTATGCCCGCTCTATCTGGAATAACAGGATTTGTCAGCTCTATACTTTTACTTTTCTTATCTCCATATCTGTCTTTGTTTTTGATTTTCCTTTACAGCTTTTTTATAGCCCACAGGAAGTACAGCATTGACAGACTTACAGCTTCTGTGTTTGGTCTGGTTTATCCTGTATCTTTTATATCCTCCTTAGGTATCCTCCACGAAGAAAACAGATATATCCTCCTTGTTTTATTTGCAACTGTGTGGGCTGGAGATACTTTTGCCTATTTTGTTGGAAAAGGTTTCGGAAGACATAAGTTTGCTCCCAGACTATCTCCTAAAAAAACATGGGAAGGAGCTGCCGGAGGATTTTTAGGGGCAGTTATCTGTGGAGCAGCACTCAGCTTTTATCTGGGAATAAAAGATGCCGTAATTCCTGTCGTTATAGCAGGTGTTCTCATGCAGATAGGAGATCTGTTTGAAAGCTTTATAAAGAGACAGGTAGGAGAAAAGGACTCCTCCCATCTTATACCGGGACACGGGGGAGTATTAGACAGGATAGATGCTCTTATGTTTGCATCTGTAGTTTTTCTGATTTTTTACCAGATTAAAAGTATCTAACTATGTTGTAGTATGTGTCCCTCTGAGCTGGTTTAAATCCAGCCTTCCTGATTATGTCTGCCATTTTTTCAGGTTTTGGAGCTGCAACTTTCCATCCTGTTGATGCAACCACATTTTCCTCTATCATTGTACTCCCAAGGTCGTTTGCTCCAAAATGAAGCCCAACTGGTCCCACCTTCATGGTCTGTGTTACGTGGGAAGACTGGATGTTATCAAAGTTGTCAAGAAAAATCCTTGATACTGCCAAAACCTTCAGATAGTAAACAGTTGTTGCCGTTTCTATGTGGTCTAACTTTGTTCCTCCTTTCTGGAAAGTCCATGGTATAAAAGCAGTAAAGTATCCTCTTTCTTCCTTTAACGACTCATCCTGAAGCTCTCTTATTCTTGATAGGTGCTCTATTATATGTTCAGGTTTTTCAACATGTCCAAACATCATTGTTGCTGTTGTTTTCATACCAAGCTGATGGGCTGACCTGTGAACCTCAAGCCACGTCTGTGTGCTAACCTTGTTTGACGAAATCTGAACTCTTATTTCATCAGACAGTATCTCAGCTCCTCCACCGGGGACGCTGTCAAGTCCAGCTTCCTGAAGAATTTTCAGAACATCTTTTATGGAAATGCCCTCTAACTTAGATATATAAAAAATTTCAGAAGCTGAAAGTGAATGTATCTGAATCTGGGGAAACCTCTCTTTTATACCTTTGAAAAGCTGAACATAAAAATCTATCCTGAGCTGTGGATTGAGACCTCCCTGCATCAAAAGTGTTGTTCCTCCCCATTCCACAAGCTCCTGAATTTTTGCATATATCTCCTCAAAATCAAGTGTGTATGCATCAGGAGAATTAACCTTTGTCTGGAAGGCACAGAACTTACATCCAGCAACACACACATTGGTGTAGTTTACATTCCTGTCAACCACAAATGTAACCAGATTATCCGGATGCTTCCTCCTGCGAACATAATCAGCCAGCCTTCCAACTGTGAGAAGGTCTGCTTCTTTTAGCAGAAAAAGGGCCTCTTCCTCTCTTATTCTCTCACCATTGAAGACTTTCTCATATATATGTTCCATCTTTAGATCTACTGCACTTTTCATAAGCAGCTCTCCTATACCAGGATAACAGTTATTATATTCCGAGTCTGCTTAAAAACAAACTGTTATAATTTTACTTAAAAATCTTAAGGGGAGAATTATGAATCCATTAGACCTGTACGAGGGAAGAGAAGAGTTTGAAAAAAAACTTGAAAAAACAAAAGAGCAAAAACTGCAACAGGTAAAGGAAAGTATAAAAAAATACCTTCCCCACCCGTTAGATAACATGTTAGACACACCAGAAGGAACCTACGCATTAATAGCAATGGCTGTGGCAATATTTATTCTTTTTTTAAGGCTGGTGGGAATGACACTCAGACTTGTATCAAAACTACTGCTTATATTA
Proteins encoded in this window:
- the rimO gene encoding 30S ribosomal protein S12 methylthiotransferase RimO, producing MKIGVVSLGCPKNLVDTELLLGKLKTGKAEIVSSLEDADVIIINTCGFIDAAKEESIDTILEISRLKKYGKKIVVTGCLVERYKEELEREIPEVDMFVDLKQELKIPEKIGIEIPEKDINIYRERVITTPSHTAYLKISEGCDHTCAFCAIPQIRGRHRSRSIQSIVDEAKALADKGVKEINIVSQDTSFYGTDLYGKQKLWELIKQLEKIEGIKWIRLYYLYPTTIDEDFFKRMKDSEKLVRYLEMPIQHSEDKLLKDMMRGYRKSRIEKILEWKEKYIPEAAVRTAVIVGFPTETEKEFEALKEFISDAKFDWLGVFTYSHEERTPAFERFEDAVPQEEKLRRKNEILQLQERITEEKNRQMVGKEMELLIDGFSEEWETLPVGRTYRSAFEIDGIVYVEATQPVKIGEFAKVKIKDVVDTVDMVGELL
- a CDS encoding sensor domain-containing diguanylate cyclase translates to MDKLSEYISLKITEFLHRNFEIYKDFSEEIEKIKEEYIALVKELLKGKENLHEIKPKAFLLGRKLFKKDVSYMLILDINNYLLPEIAVILSQIEENTATFLYKISFIENRMKFLENKIAYGYLSENIKQDKDWIREKLRILKNSESTLKPFVRDHLIWVNKLLEDVKKLRYKSSIPLGHYNCDLGRRLEHADGLGIFDEYRTEIITLHKKIHGSAIQIYHFLEKRDYKHLLLEYLEFFNLVGKFVSLLGLTFAVMYEEDANIDPLTKVLSRRSLEFILSSNFHIAKISRRPLSVAMVDIDNFKKINDKYGHQVGDCVLKKIAQEIQSSLRKSDFIFRYGGEEFFILFPFATKEDAVRIMEKIIKKLSGSKIKCGNFEETVTISVGVSSIDNVEDIYSLISLADKALYRAKSSGKNRVSA
- a CDS encoding tetratricopeptide repeat protein → MKKYLLLIPAATLISACVKQEDIDLLQKELIEVKKELAQLKQNQTQMKEDIAQLSKRVDNVSKTASQNALELQKLKSFGKVEKETLPKEGEEQVKIPEKPDRLYKYALDAYFKGKMEEAREGFKKFIDRYKDSELYDNALFWLGQIYYAEGRYSVALKTFDRIINGCKAGEILDCNKLPAAMLKKAQCHLKLGEKSKALKILKTIIDNFPDTEEAEISRKKLEELR
- the uppS gene encoding polyprenyl diphosphate synthase, whose protein sequence is MMENLYKIPYHVAIIMDGNGRWARRRGLPRVYGHREGAKRVEDIIEISREVGIKWLSVFAFSTENWERPKEEVDAIMSLLVEYINKKVPYLIEKDIRLRFMGRIEQLPGMIKESVIEGEKATQHCSSMNFVVALNYSGKAELIDAFNKALKEGKEIKEEKELRKFFYIPEMPDPDLLIRTSGEERISNFMLWQMAYTEFYFTHTLWPDFDREEFMRALYEYQSRERRFGKVFSV
- a CDS encoding phosphatidate cytidylyltransferase; its protein translation is MSNLLIRTFSGILLAVIAVIAVVYLPSWLFKILTGILAGVGAWEVFHLLEKRYRNLMPALSGITGFVSSILLLFLSPYLSLFLIFLYSFFIAHRKYSIDRLTASVFGLVYPVSFISSLGILHEENRYILLVLFATVWAGDTFAYFVGKGFGRHKFAPRLSPKKTWEGAAGGFLGAVICGAALSFYLGIKDAVIPVVIAGVLMQIGDLFESFIKRQVGEKDSSHLIPGHGGVLDRIDALMFASVVFLIFYQIKSI
- the mqnC gene encoding cyclic dehypoxanthinyl futalosine synthase; protein product: MKSAVDLKMEHIYEKVFNGERIREEEALFLLKEADLLTVGRLADYVRRRKHPDNLVTFVVDRNVNYTNVCVAGCKFCAFQTKVNSPDAYTLDFEEIYAKIQELVEWGGTTLLMQGGLNPQLRIDFYVQLFKGIKERFPQIQIHSLSASEIFYISKLEGISIKDVLKILQEAGLDSVPGGGAEILSDEIRVQISSNKVSTQTWLEVHRSAHQLGMKTTATMMFGHVEKPEHIIEHLSRIRELQDESLKEERGYFTAFIPWTFQKGGTKLDHIETATTVYYLKVLAVSRIFLDNFDNIQSSHVTQTMKVGPVGLHFGANDLGSTMIEENVVASTGWKVAAPKPEKMADIIRKAGFKPAQRDTYYNIVRYF